ACGAGCCGGATTAACGGTGAGCGCGCGAGCGAAGATGTGCGTCCGCAGACTCCGCCGAGGGCGCATTCCACTGACGACGAGCGGTCCGGAAAGGTGGAGCCATTGCGGAAAGGGCTGCTGCTGGTCTACACAGGGCAGGGCAAAGGGAAGACGACAGCGGCCCTGGGTATCGTCTTTCGGGCGCTCGGGCACGGCTTTCGGGTGGCCGTGGTCCAGTTTATCAAGGGCAAGTGGAAGACCGGTGAGCGGGTGTTAGCCGAGACACTCCCCGGGCTCACGTTCCTCGTAATGGGGCACGGATTCACCTGGGAGAGCGATGATCTCACATGGGACCGAAGCGCGGCCGTGGAGGCCTGGGCCAAGGCGAAGGAGCTCATTGCGAGCGGCGAACAGGCCGTGGTGGTCCTCGATGAGATTACGTACGCGATCAACTACGGCTTCATTGAGTTGGCGGACGTCCTAGCGACTCTTCGCGCGCGTCCGGCCCATGTGCACGTGGTTGTCACGGGGCGCAATGCGCAGGAGGACCTCTGTGTACTGGCCGACCTCGTGACGGAAATGAAGTCGGTGAAACACCCGTTCGAACGTGGCCTCAAGGCTCAGCCGGGGATCGACTATTGATGGTTCCGCGTCTCGTCATCGCAGGCACGTCCAGCAGCGTCGGAAAGACGACCGTCATGGTCGGCCTCGTCCCAGGTGAAGCTGAGATGCGAGATCGCCTGCAGGCTCTCGGATACGTAGAGGTGGAAACGCAGGACGTGACGATGCTCGGCCAACCAGGTCTGCGCTTCCGCGGACACCAATTTCGCTACTCGGACTTTCGACTCCAGGCGGAGGCCGAGTGCGTCTACACCGTTCGTCGCCGCCGCGGAGGCGAGGTGCTCCGAGAAGGCTATCGTATCGGCAACACACTTGCTTCGTATGTGCACGCCCACTGGGCGTCAAACCCTCTTGCGGCCCAGGGGTTCGTTCACGCGTGCACCGTCTACGCGAGGAGGACGCGGTGAACGTACCTTTTCGCATCGGCGCCACTTCGTTTATCTACCCAGCCCGATGGCTTCCAAACGTCGAGCGGCTGGCCGGTCGGGTCGACGACATCGAGATTCTCTTGTTCGAACTCGAATCAGGCCTTCCGGACGAAGCGGAACTGCGCGCGCTCGTTGAGTGGAAGGGGCGAGCCGATCTGACCTATACAGTACACACGCCTCTCAACGTCAGTCTGGCGAGCGACAGCAATTCGCAGCGTCAGACGGCCATCGAACAGGTCTGCCGCGCGATCGAGCTGGCAAGGCCGCTCCGGCCCCACGCCTATATCGTGCACGTCTACTTGGGCGACTGCGAGCACGATCGGGTGCCAACGGATCTTCCGGCCTGGCGTCGCCGCGCGGCGGGGTCGCTCGAGGCCATTTTGGACAGAGGGGTTTCTCCGGCAGACTTGTGCATTGAAACGCTCGACTACAATTTCTCACACATCGAGCCGGTCGTCAACGACCTTGGCCTCTCTGTGGCGATTGATCTCGGGCACCTTCACCGCGACGAGCGTCCAGAGCGAGATCTGCTTCTCCTAAACCTACACCGTACGCGGGTGATCCAGTGGCACGGCGTGGACCCATCGGGGCGAGATCACCGCTCGCTCAAGCACTACCCGCACGAGAGTGCTCGCTGGGTCGTCGATACCCTGCTGAGCGTGTCGTACCGTGGTGTGCTTACGCTCGAAGTCTTTCGTGAGGCTGATTTTGAGGAGTCGCTTGCAGTCGTTCAGTCGCTGGTCGCGGGGGAGCCGTCATGATCAGCGCTCGTTTGCTGCAACCGCCCGCGTTGCTGAGGTGCGCGGTGAGCGGAGTCCGCTTCGGGGCTGCGCCTGAGCACGGCGTTCCCACACGCTATGCCGGGAAGCAGACGGTTCTCGGCCATCTCATCGGGAGGGTGGTCGGAGAGGCGACCACCCAGAGTGTGAAGACATGGACACGTACGCGAGGGGTCGGCAGATGAGCGACGAAACCAGGATCGTATTGATCGGGGGAGGAGCGCGGTCTGGCAAGAGCGCCTTCGCCCTCTCGCTGGCACGGCGCCTCGGCGCGCGGCGCGCGTTCGTCGCGACCGCGCAGGCCATGGATGAGGAGATGAAGGAGAGAATCGCGGACCATGCCCGCACACGCGGTGCCGACTTTCGGACCGTCGAGGAACCACTCGCTCTGGCTGAGAGGTTGCTCGATCTTTGCGATATCGACGTCGTCGTGATCGACTGCCTGACCCTGTGGCTTTCGAACTTGCTTCTCCGGGACGAGTCGGAGACGAGGATCTTGGAGCAGGTGCAAACCCTTGTCGGCGTCCTGGAACGGCGGGCGTTTCACGCCGTCATCGTGACGAACGAGGTGGGGATGGGCGTGGTGCCCGAGACGCCGCTCGGAAGGGCCTTCCGGGACGTTGCGGGCCGCGCCCACCAACGACTCGCTGGCGTCGCAGATGAGGTCTATCTGGCGATCCTCGGGTCGGTCCTGCGCATCCGACCCGAGCCCGTGTCGGTTCGAATCCTGGAAAGCGCATTATGAGCAAGTTGACCGAGATCTGTTCCCGTATCAGAGAGCCCGACCATCGCATTGCAGAAGCAACGCAACGACTACTAGACATCAAGACCAAACCGCGGAGGAGTCTCGGTCGGCTCGAGGACCTTGCCTGCCAAGTGGCGGCGATTCGCGGCACGAACGCGCCTGATCCTCCCCAGAAGGCCATCGTAGTTATGGGGGCTGACCACGGCGTGGCCGAGGAGGGCGTCAGCGCCTATCCGCAAGAGGTCACCGGCCAGATGCTGCTCAACTTCGCGCGTGGCGGCGCGGCGATCAACGTGTTGGCGCGACATGCCGGTGCCCGGGTCGTAGTCGTGGACATGGGCGTGAAGGCGCCGCTCTCCGCGGCACCGGAGATCCGGGCGCACCGAATCGGGTCCGGCACGCACAACTTCACAAAAGGGCCCGCGATGACGCGAGAAGAAGCCATCGCGGCCGTCGAAGTTGGCATTCAGATCGCTGAGGAGCTGGTGCGGGATGGGGTGACCCTCCTGGGCATCGGCGATATGGGCATTGGCAACACGACCGCCGCGAGCGCCCTGGCCGCGGTGTTCACAGGAGCGCCTCCGGAGGACGTCGCAGGACGAGGCACCGGCATTGACGATGTGGCCCTCAAGCGGAAGGTTGACGTCATTCGGCGAGGGCTCTCGGTCAACCGGCCTGATCCACAGGATGGCGTCGATGCCCTGGCCAAGGTAGGGGGATTCGAGATCGCCGGGCTCGCCGGCGTAATCTTGGGTGGAGCGGCGTCCGGGATTGCAATAGTGGTCGATGGATTCATCTGCGGCACCGCGGCGCTCGCCGCGACGCGAATCGCGCCGGTTACGGCAGAGCACCTCATTGCCTCGCACCGCTCTGCGGAGGTTGGACACCGGCTCGTGCTCCAAGCACTCGGCACCACGCCCCTGTTCG
This genomic stretch from Candidatus Methylomirabilis limnetica harbors:
- the cbiR gene encoding cobamide remodeling phosphodiesterase CbiR — protein: MNVPFRIGATSFIYPARWLPNVERLAGRVDDIEILLFELESGLPDEAELRALVEWKGRADLTYTVHTPLNVSLASDSNSQRQTAIEQVCRAIELARPLRPHAYIVHVYLGDCEHDRVPTDLPAWRRRAAGSLEAILDRGVSPADLCIETLDYNFSHIEPVVNDLGLSVAIDLGHLHRDERPERDLLLLNLHRTRVIQWHGVDPSGRDHRSLKHYPHESARWVVDTLLSVSYRGVLTLEVFREADFEESLAVVQSLVAGEPS
- the cobU gene encoding bifunctional adenosylcobinamide kinase/adenosylcobinamide-phosphate guanylyltransferase: MSDETRIVLIGGGARSGKSAFALSLARRLGARRAFVATAQAMDEEMKERIADHARTRGADFRTVEEPLALAERLLDLCDIDVVVIDCLTLWLSNLLLRDESETRILEQVQTLVGVLERRAFHAVIVTNEVGMGVVPETPLGRAFRDVAGRAHQRLAGVADEVYLAILGSVLRIRPEPVSVRILESAL
- the cobT gene encoding nicotinate-nucleotide--dimethylbenzimidazole phosphoribosyltransferase, whose translation is MSKLTEICSRIREPDHRIAEATQRLLDIKTKPRRSLGRLEDLACQVAAIRGTNAPDPPQKAIVVMGADHGVAEEGVSAYPQEVTGQMLLNFARGGAAINVLARHAGARVVVVDMGVKAPLSAAPEIRAHRIGSGTHNFTKGPAMTREEAIAAVEVGIQIAEELVRDGVTLLGIGDMGIGNTTAASALAAVFTGAPPEDVAGRGTGIDDVALKRKVDVIRRGLSVNRPDPQDGVDALAKVGGFEIAGLAGVILGGAASGIAIVVDGFICGTAALAATRIAPVTAEHLIASHRSAEVGHRLVLQALGTTPLFDLNLRLGEGTGAVLAMNLVEAALCILREMATFTSAGVSDSGA